The following coding sequences lie in one Prionailurus viverrinus isolate Anna chromosome X, UM_Priviv_1.0, whole genome shotgun sequence genomic window:
- the MED12 gene encoding mediator of RNA polymerase II transcription subunit 12 isoform X2 — protein MAAFGILSYEHRPLKRPRLGPPDVYPQDPKQKEDELTALNVKQGFNNQPAVSGDEHGSAKNVNFNPAKISSNFSSIIAEKLRCNTLPDTGRRKPQVNQKDNFWLVTARSQSAINTWFTDLAGTKPLTQLAKKVPIFSKKEEVFGYLAKYTVPVMRAAWLIKMTCAYYAAISETKVKKRHVIDPFMEWTQIITKYLWEQLQKMAEYYRPGPAGSGGCGSTIGPLPHDVEVAIRQWDYNEKLAMFMFQDGMLDRHEFLTWVLECFEKIRPGEDELLKLLLPLLLRYSGEFVQSAYLSRRLAYFCTRRLALQLDGVSSHSSHVMSAQTTSTLPTTPTPQPPTSSTPSTPFSDLLMCPQHRPLVFGLSCILQTILLCCPSALVWHYSLTDSRIKTGSPLDHLPIAPSNLPMPEGNSAFTQQVRAKLREIEQQIKERGQAVEVRWSFDKCQEATAGFTIGRVLHTLEVLDSHSFERSDFSNSLDSLCNRIFGLGPSKDGHEISSDDDAVVSLLCEWAVSCKRSGRHRAMVVAKLLEKRQAEIEAERCGESEAADEKGSIASGSLSAPSAPIFQDVLLQFLDTQAPMLTDPRSESERVEFFNLVLLFCELIRHDVFSHNMYTCTLISRGDLAFGAPGPRPPSPFDDPADDSERKEAEGSSSSKLEDPGLSESMDIDPSSSVLFEDMEKPDFSLFSPTMPCEGKGSPSPEKPDVEKEVKPPPKEKIEGTLGVLYDQPRHVQYATHFPIPQEESCSHECNQRLVVLFGVGKQRDDARHAIKKITKDILKVLNRKGTAETDQLAPIVPLNPGDLTFLGGEDGQKRRRNRPEAFPTAEDIFAKFQHLSHYDQHQVTAQVSRNVLEQITSFALGMSYHLPLVQHVQFIFDLMEYSLSISGLIDFAIQLLNELSVVEAELLLKSSDLVGSYTTSLCLCIVAVLRHYHACLILNQDQMAQVFEGLCGVVKHGMNRSDGSSAERCILAYLYDLYTSCSHLKSKFGELFSDFCSKVKNTIYCNVEPSESNMRWAPEFMIDTLENPAAHTFTYTGLGKSLSENPANRYSFVCNALMHVCVGHHDPDRVNDIAILCAELTGYCKSLSAEWLGVLKALCCSSNNGTCGFNDLLCNVDVSDLSFHDSLATFVAILIARQCLLLEDLIRCAAIPSLLNAACSEQDSEPGARLTCRILLHLFKTPQLNPCQSDGNKPTVGIRSSCDRHLLAASQNRIVDGAVFAVLKAVFVLGDAELKGSGFTVTGGTEELPEEEGGGGSGSRRQGGRNISVETASLDVYAKYVLRSICQQEWVGERCLKSLCEDSNDLQDPVLSSAQAQRLMQLICYPHRLLDNEDGENPQRQRIKRILQNLDQWTMRQSSLELQLMIKQTPNNEMNSLLENIAKATIEVFQQSAETGSSSGNTASNMPSSSKTKPVLSSLERSGVWLVAPLIAKLPTSVQGHVLKAAGEELEKGQHLGSSSRKERDRQKQKSMSLLSQQPFLSLVLTCLKGQDEQREGLLTSLYSQVHQIVNNWRDDQYLDDCKPKQLMHEALKLRLNLVGGMFDTVQRSTQQTTEWAVLLLEIIISGTVDMQSNNELFTTVLDMLSVLINGTLAADMSSISQGSMEENKRAYMNLVKKLRKELGERQSDSLEKVRQLLPLPKQTRDVITCEPQGSLIDTKGNKIAGFDSIFKKEGLQVSTKQKISPWDLFEGLKPSAPLSWGWFGTVRVDRRVARGEEQQRLLLYHTHLRPRPRAYYLEPLPLPPEDEEPPAPTLLEPEKKAPEPPKTDKPGAAPPSTEERKKKSTKGKKRSQPAAKTEDYGMGPGRSGPYGVTVPPDLLHHANPGSISHLSYRQGSIGLYTQNQPLPAGGPRVDPYRPVRLPMQKLSTRPPYPGVMPTAMTGVMGLEPSSYKTSVYRQQQPAVPQGQRLRQQLQAKIILLATCNSGPVAMCTSRPQPTDMG, from the exons AGTGGACTCAGATCATCACCAAGTACTTATGGGAGCAGCTGCAAAAGATGGCTGAATACTACCGGCCAGGGCCTGCAGGCAGTGGGGGCTGTGGTTCCACTATAGGGCCCTTGCCCCATGATGTAGAGGTGGCAATCCGGCAGTGGGACTACAACGAGAAGCTGGCCATGTTCATGTTTCAG GATGGAATGCTGGACAGACATGAGTTCCTGACCTGGGTACTTGAGTGTTTTGAGAAAATCCGCCCAGGAGAAGATGAGTTGCTTAAACTTCTGCTGCCCCTGCTGCTTCGA TACTCGGGGGAATTTGTTCAGTCTGCATACCTCTCCCGCCGCCTTGCCTACTTCTGTACCCGGAGACTGGCCTTGCAACTGGATGGTGTGAGCAGTCACTCCTCCCACGTTATGTCTGCTCAGACGACAAGCACactgcccaccacccccactcctcAGCCCCCAACTAGCAGCACACCCTCTACACCCTTTAGTGACCTGCTGATGTGCCCTCAGCACCGGCCCCTGGTTTTTGGCCTCAGCTGTATCCTTCAG ACCATCCTCCTGTGTTGTCCTAGTGCCTTGGTTTGGCACTACTCACTGACTGATAGCCGCATTAAGACTGGCTCACCACTTGACCACCTGCCTATTGCCCCCTCCAACCTGCCCATGCCAGAGGGCAACAGTGCCTTTACTCAGCAG GTCCGTGCAAAGTTGCGTGAGATTGAACAGCAGATCAAGGAGCGAGGACAGGCAGTTGAGGTTCGCTGGTCTTTTGATAAGTGCCAGGAAGCTACTGCAG GCTTCACCATTGGACGGGTGCTCCATACTTTGGAAGTGTTGGACAGCCATAGTTTTGAGCGCTCTGACTTCAGCAACTCTCTTGACTCCCTTTGCAACCGAATCTTTGGATTGGGACCTAGCAAGGATGGGCATGAG ATCTCTTCCGATGATGATGCCGTAGTATCATTACTGTGTGAGTGGGCTGTCAGCTGCAAACGTTCTGGTCGGCATCGTGCTATGGTGGTCGCCAAGCTGCTGGAGAAGAGACAGGCCGAGATTGAGGCTGAG CGTTGTGGAGAATCAGAAGCTGCAGATGAGAAGGGTTCCATTGCCTCTGGCTCCCTTTCGGCTCCCAGTGCTCCCATTTTCCAGGATGTCCTCCTGCAGTTTCTGGATACCCAGGCTCCCATGCTGA CGGACCCCCGAAGTGAGAGTGAACGAGTGGAGTTCTTTAACTTGGTACTGCTGTTCTGTGAACTGATTCGACATGATGTTTTCTCCCACAACATGTATACCTGCACTCTCATCTCCCGAGGGGACCTTGCCTTTGGAGCCCCTGGTCCCCGGCCCCCCTCTCCCTTTGATGACCCCGCTGATGACTCTGAGCGCAAGGAGGCTGAGGGCAGCAGCAGTAGCAAGCTGGAG GACCCAGGGCTCTCGGAATCTATGGACATTGACCCTAGTTCCAGTGTGCTCTTTGAGGACATGGAGAAGCCTGATTTCTCA TTGTTCTCCCCTACTATGCCCTGTGAGGGGAAGGGCAGTCCGTCCCCTGAGAAACCAGATGTTGAGAAGGAGGTGAAGCCCCCACCCAAGGAGAAGATAGAAGGGACCCTCGGGGTTCTTTATGACCAGCCGCGGCACGTGCAGTACGCCACACACTTTCCCATCCCCCAG GAGGAGTCATGCAGCCATGAGTGCAACCAGCGGTTGGTCGTACTGTTTGGGGTGGGAAAGCAGCGAGATGATGCCCGCCATGCCATCAAGAAAATAACCAAGGATATCCTGAAGGTTCTGAACCGCAAGGGGACAGCGGAAACTG ACCAGCTTGCTCCTATTGTGCCTCTGAATCCTGGAGACCTGACATTCTTAG GTGGGGAGGACGGGCAGAAGCGGAGGCGCAACCGGCCTGAAGCCTTCCCCACTGCTGAAGATATCTTTGCTAAGTTCCAGCACCTCTCACATTATGACCAACACCAGGTCACAGCTCAG GTCTCCCGGAATGTTCTGGAGCAGATCACGAGCTTTGCCCTTGGCATGTCATACCACTTGCCTCTGGTGCAGCATGTGCAGTTCATCTTCGACCTCATGGAATATTCACTCAGCATCAGTGGCCTCATCGACTTTGCCATTCAG CTGCTGAATGAACTGAGCGTAGTTGAGGCCGAGCTGCTGCTCAAATCCTCGGATCTGGTGGGCAGCTACACTACCAGCCTGTGCCTGTGCATTGTGGCTGTCCTGCGGCACTATCACGCCTGCCTTATCCTCAACCAGGACCAGATGGCACAGGTCTTTGAGGG GCTGTGTGGTGTAGTGAAGCATGGGATGAACCGGTCAGATGGCTCCTCTGCAGAACGCTGTATCCTTGCTTATCTCTATGATCTGTACACCTCCTGTAGCCATTTAAAGAGCAAATTTGGGGAGCTCTTCAG CGACTTCTGCTCCAAGGTGAAGAACACTATCTACTGCAACGTGGAGCCATCAGAATCCAACATGCGCTGGGCACCCGAGTTCATGATCGACACTCTGGAGAACCCTGCAGCTCACACCTTCACATACACGGGGCTAGGCAAGAGTCTTAGTGAGAACCCTGCTAACCGCTACAGCTTTGTCTGCAATGCCCTTATGCACGTCTGTGTGGGGCACCATGATCCCGATAG GGTGAATGACATCGCAATCCTGTGTGCGGAGCTGACCGGCTATTGCAAGTCACTGAGTGCCGAATGGCTAGGAGTTCTTAAGGCCCTGTGCTGCTCCTCTAACAATGGCACTTGTGGTTTCAACGACCTTCTCTGCAATGTGGAT GTTAGTGACCTGTCTTTTCACGACTCACTGGCTACCTTTGTCGCCATCCTCATCGCTCGCCAGTGTTTGCTCCTCGAGGATCTGATTCGCTGTGCTGCCATCCCTTCACTCCTTAATGCTG ctTGCAGCGAACAGGACTCTGAGCCGGGGGCTCGGCTTACCTGCCGCATCCTCCTCCACCTTTTCAAGACACCTCAACTCAATCCTTGCCAGTCAGATGGGA ACAAGCCTACCGTAGGAATCCGGTCCTCCTGTGACCGCCACCTGCTGGCTGCCTCCCAGAACCGCATAGTGGATGGAGCTGTGTTTGCTGTTCTCAAGGCTGTGTTTGTACTTG GGGATGCGGAACTGAAGGGCTCAGGCTTCACTGTGACAGGAGGAACAGAAGAACttccagaggaggagggaggagggggcagtggcAGTCGGAGGCAGGGTGGCCGCAACATCTCTGTGGAGACAGCCAGTCTGGATGTCTATGCCAAGTACGTGCTACGCAGCATCTGCCAACAG GAATGGGTAGGAGAACGTTGCCTTAAATCACTGTGTGAAGACAGCAATGACCTACAAGACCCGGTGTTGAGTAGCGCCCAGGCTCAGCGCCTCATGCAGCTCATCTGCTACCCACATCGATTACTGGACAACGAGGATGGGGAAAACCCCCAGCGGCAACGCATTAAGCGTATTCTCCAG AACTTGGACCAGTGGACCATGCGCCAGTCTTCCTTGGAACTGCAGCTGATGATCAAGCAGACCCCTAACAAT GAGATGAACTCCCTCTTAGAGAACATCGCTAAGGCCACAATCGAGGTTTTCCAACAGTCGGCAGAGACAGGGTCGTCTTCTGGAAACACTGCAAGCAACATGCCTAGCAGCAGCAAGACCAAGCCTGTGCTCAG CTCTCTCGAGCGCTCCGGTGTATGGCTGGTGGCCCCCCTCATTGCCAAACTGCCCACCTCAGTCCAGGGGCATGTGTTAAAGGCTGCTGGGGAGGAATTGGAGAAGGGTCAGCATCTGGGGTCCTCTTCCCGCAAAGAACGCGATCGCCAAAAGCAGAAGAG cATGTCCCTGTTGAGCCAGCAGCCCTTCTTATCCCTGGTGCTGACATGTCTGAAAGGGCAAGATGAGCAGCGTGAGGGACTCCTCACCTCCCTCTACAGCCAGGTGCACCAG ATTGTGAATAATTGGCGAGATGACCAGTACTTAGATGACTGCAAACCAAAGCAGCTAATGCACGAGGCGCTCAAGCTGCGGCTCAACCTG GTGGGGGGCATGTTTGACACGGTGCAGCGCAGCACCCAGCAGACCACGGAGTGGGCTGTGCTGCTCCTGGAGATCATCATCAGCGGCACTGTCGACATGCAGTCCAACAA CGAGCTCTTCACCACCGTGTTGGACATGCTGAGCGTGCTCATCAATGGGACCCTGGCTGCGGACATGTCTAGCATCTCTCAAGGCAGCATGGAGGAAAACAAACGCGCCTACATGAACCTGGTGAAGAAGCTGCGG AAAGAGTTGGGGGAGCGCCAGTCGGACAGTCTGGAAAAAGTTCGCCAGCTGCTGCCACTGCCCAAACAGACCCGAGATGTCATCACATGTGAGCCACAAGGCTCCCTTATTGACACCAAGGGCAACAAGATTGCCGGCTTCGATTCCATCTTCAAGAAGGAG GGTCTACAGGTTTCCACCAAACAAAAGATCTCTCCCTGGGATCTTTTTGAAGGCTTGAAGCCATCAGCGCCACTCTCTTGGGGCTGGTTTGGAACAGTCCGGGTCGACCGGCGAGTAGCCCGAGGAGAGGAACAGCAGCGCTTGCTGCTCTACCACACGCATCTGAGGCCCCGGCCCCGTGCCTATTACCTGGAACCACTGCCACTGCCACCGGAAGATGAGGAGccccctgctcccaccctgcTCGAGCCTGAGAAAAAGGCTCCAGAGCCCCCCAAAACTGACAAACCTGGGGCCGCTCCACCTAGTACCGAGGAACGCAAGAAGAAGTCCACCAAGGGCAAGAAACGCAGCCAGCCAGCCGCCAAGACAGAG GACTATGGAATGGGCCCAGGAAGGAGCGGCCCGTATGGTGTGACAGTGCCTCCAGACCTCCTGCACCATGCGAACCCTGGATCCATATCCCACCTTAGCTACAGGCAGGGCTCCATAGGCCTGTACACCCAGAACCAGCCGCTGCCGGCAG GTGGCCCTCGTGTGGACCCGTACCGCCCTGTGCGATTACCAATGCAGAAGCTGTCAACCCGACCACCTTACCCGGGAGTGATGCCCACGGCCATGACTGGAGTCATGGGACTAGAACCCTCCTCCTACAAGACATCTGTCTACCGACAGCAGCAGCCCGCGGTGCCCCAAGGACAGCGCCTTCGCCAACAGCTCCAGGCAAAGATA ATCCTACTCGCCACCTGCAACAGCGGCCCAGTGGCTATGTGCACCAGCAGGCCCCAACCTACGGACATGGGCTGA